A single window of Gossypium hirsutum isolate 1008001.06 chromosome A10, Gossypium_hirsutum_v2.1, whole genome shotgun sequence DNA harbors:
- the LOC107896871 gene encoding VQ motif-containing protein 31, producing the protein MDGRQVKVIDETIKACIKRVPMEKPASQTATPCKPLTTFVQTDSNTFQEIVQRLTGPSESDPAQGAATKGPGLKRPISKLHERRQSMRPKLEIVKPPLSFKPATSPSRSGSSSLLASPVGTPSTIFSKLTFLEDEYIEELTKTELNTVEEEKAIKERRFYLHPSPQSRAGKTDPELLVLFPLTSPRTNDNA; encoded by the exons ATGGACGGAAGACAGGTTAAG GTCATTGACGAGACAATAAAAGCTTGTATAAAGAGAGTTCCAATGGAAAAACCTGCAAGCCAGACTGCGACCCCTTGTAAACCCTTGACAACATTTGTGCAGACGGACTCAAACACTTTCCAAGAGATTGTGCAGCGGTTAACAGGTCCATCAGAGAGTGATCCGGCACAAGGAGCAGCTACGAAGGGTCCAGGCTTAAAAAGGCCAATTTCAAAACTCCATGAAAGAAGGCAAAGCATGAGGCCAAAACTTGAGATAGTTAAACCCCCATTGAGCTTTAAACCTGCTACATCACCATCAAGATCGGGAAGCTCGAGTCTTCTCGCAAGTCCAGTGGGCACTCCATCAACAATTTTCTCCAAGCTAACCTTTCTAGAAGACGAATACATAGAAGAATTAACAAAAACCGAACTGAACACAGTAGAAGAAGAAAAAGCTATCAAAGAGAGACGCTTCTATCTGCATCCATCACCGCAGTCAAGAGCAGGGAAAACAGATCCAGAATtacttgttttgtttcctctaaCATCTCCGAGAACAAACGATAATGCATGA